The genomic DNA tggctcaagcctgtaatcccagcattttcggaggctgaggcgggtggatcacaaggtcaagattgagaccatcctggtcaacatggtgaaaccccgtctctactaaaaatccaaaaaaaattagctgggtatggtggcgcatgcctgtaatcccggctactcaggaggctgaggcaggagaattgcctgaacctaggaggtggaggttgcagtgagccaagattgcgccattgcactccagcctgggtaacaagagcgaaactctgtctccgaaaaaaaaaaaaaaaaaagaaagaagtaaaggcaGGTGGacgggttaaaaaaaaaatcaatttgttaGGGTCACAAATTGATTGTAATATTgtaatatactgtatatattatatatacataaggTTGTAATATATTATGAAAccagttttggaaaaaaaatttttttttattaaaaagttgtaATAAAATGACAGTACGATTTAGATTACAATGGTCTTGAGCATTTTAGGTAGGAAGAAGGTATTATTAAATCATAgttagcaatatttttaaaaattgggagtATATTAGAAGGAAAGCACTAAACCTATAAATAAGATGCAGAAAATCAAAATTTGTGAATAGGTAATAATATTAGTAAACTTTTAAACCTGAAGGAGAAAAAGTAGATCATAAGACAATTGTGCTTTGAAATTTAGTGGCTATGATGTTAAGGAACTGGGAATAGATACATTAAAGGAGAAATAGAGGTCTCAAATAGGTCTTTGAggctttggttttttttggtaTATGATAGTATTAAAGGAAATGATAACGTTTtgcgtttttttgagacagtttcgctctgttgcccatactggagtgcagtagcgcaatctcagctcactgcagcctccacctcccgggttcaagccaatttccctgcttctgcctccagatgagctgggactacaggcacacatcaccacgcccagttgattttctgtattttagtagagatgaggtttcaccgtgttgcccaggctggtctcaagatcctgagctcaggcaatccgcctgcctcggcctcccaaagtgctagtattataggcgtaagctactgcgcccagccttgaaTCCAACTGCAACTAAAATAAACctagaaacataaaatatgtaagttaaaaaaatacaattaaaatacaaGCCTCTAAATTGCAGGTTATGCCATGgatgtgaatattttataaaatgttaatagaaaaatctgaaaaatgtgACTGGATATTAAGTGATACCTCCTTTCTTCAATTTTGTGATTAACAGGACTTTTATTGGTAGTAAACTAGAGCAAACAATCAGAATAATACATATGCAGTATTCAATACAcacaataaaagttaaagaaattcaaaacctgTATAAAACAAACTGGAGAAAAATCATACAGCTTAAGAGATACAGTGGTAAAGGTCCTCTCCATCCTTTGATTACAGCTTGTACTCTGTACTCAATAGAACTTACCGCACTTactgaaataagaaataaacactttttagTACTGAGTGTATTTAAGAAGATTAAGTACATTTTCTAAGAATCTTGCAATGACAAGTTGGTGACCCCTTAGCTGCTAAAGCTAAAGGTAGGAAAGTGGGAAAAGGAAATTAACTAATACTTTgtaacaatttttaatatttcttattttccaaaCACTGCTTTTATAACAGAAGTGTTTTACACTTGCACAATATTAATTACTTTATTATACACGGAAGCCTGCGGTAGGCTGATTACACAATAAGACTGCAAACAACCAGTGGTACTTTTCTGACGTCAGAAGAGTACATAAGACTGAAACATCACCAAAAGTACATAAAAAACTCATCAGCATAAACAtcaaagtacattaaaaaatataatcaggaaaaaaatacaattgctAAAAAGCAGTTTAGAGTAGAGCCACTGCCTATCAGTAGCTTCAAATGGCAATTAGCATTCATAGCAAGTTTTGATGACTTTACAAGACCCCTGTACAATACTAACGCACCCTTCTGCTAAAATGTACATTAAAGGCCGCAATTTCACAAAGAGGTTCTGATGTTATTACTACATGCAGACACATTCTTATCCCTCACAGGAGTTGTCACCAGTTGGATTTATAACCTTATTAATATCTATCCAAGAATATGAGGTTTTATTATATTTGGAAATCTgtatgggttaaaaaaaaaaaaaaaaaaaaaggtaggtttGAGGGATGCTTACCCTACTGTTTTGTATTTGGATGCCCTAATAAAGCACATAGTAAATTACCTACTGGAATGTAAATGgttctaaaattaaaactgtcAAAATAGAAAGAGGGAATAAGGAAGGCCCAAGAACTCTTAAGaggctaaaaacaaaaattaaaaaaaaacataagtgTAGGTAATATGTAATAGCACaggaaaaaagaatcattttaggCCACGTATAATAAATAATGCATACCCCAAATTTCAGTTAATTATATGGGTTCTAATACTGGAACCAGCTAACCACTTGGGCTTCAACACTGTACTAGATGTCAGTAGAATCGCTTAATGGAATTACAGCCTTGTTACAGTTGGGATAAAGAgagggtgctttttttttttccttcttttgttaaagCTATCATTCCAGGCTTTGATCAAAGATCCAAGAATATTTGTTCTACCAGGCTGGAATGAATGTGGTTTGGAAGTTCAGAGTACATTTAAAAGCTGCAAGAAAATATAGGTAGCCAACAATCTCAGAATTTTGGATCAGCCCAGATGGAGATAGCAATTTGAAATGTTTTCGATCCCTTACTTAAATGACGAAATGTGTATCAGCCCAGAGAGAGCAATTTGAAATGTTTTCGATCCCTTACTTAAATGACGAAATGTGTATCAGCCCAGAGAGAGCAATTTGAAATGTTTTCGATCCCTTACTTAAAAGATGAAATGTGTATCATACTATCTGTAAATTGGATATTCCATTACAGTGATAACGTACAGAATTCCCATGCGTTATTACACTTTCCTGAGAGTAAAGCAATTAGAATAACCTTAATCCTAGcaacaaagttttttttgttttgtttttttgtagggtttttttcttttttttcttttttttcctttttttgcatttaaaacatTTGGGCTATTCCCTGACGATCTATACATGTAAATTTGATTGCTAAACATTGTCACTTTGAATGTCAAACTATTTTTAATCTATTGATTTTGATTAAAAATCATAATACAAACAGAGCTAAAATCACGCtaacaaaataaactaaataagaaAAGTTGCATTGAAAGGGCATTACATTATTCTTAATAGGATCGTGTAGAAACATTCCAATGGCAGtgttctcaaaataaaacaaaattacattaGAAGACCCCCAGCCTGGTCACTTTTGGGACCTTACCTGTAACTCTGACTGGTGGGTGTCTTTACTCTTGTACTACATGGCTCACTTACATCAGACATCATATTTGTATACCCTGAGAAATCTGACACTGAAGTCCTTACTCTATGGTCCACTTCTCCATTAGAGTTAGTGATAAAGGTCATTGGCACCCTGCTGCCCGACTTAAACTGAGAACCAAACGCTTGTGCAAAGTTCTCAATCTGGTACGTTGTTCTAGGCTCTATGTCTTTCTGAGGATCTATCTGGCTAGCTAACTCCTGAGATGGAATCTGAAAGCCTGTGGAGGACTCTAAGTTTTTCTGTTCCTTCTGGCTAGTCAATTTCTGAGATGAGGACTGGAAGGCTGACGAAGTCTCTAAGTTCTTCTGAGAATCTATCAGATCATCCAGCTCCTGGGAAGGTGTCAACTGCTGATGTGTAGCATCCAAAGCAGACAAATAAAGACCTGGCTGCGAGCCAAACAACATCCCAAAAGGAGGCTTTGGCAATGAAGATGGCAACACTGAGGTAACAGATGGGCCGAAACCACACTCCAAAGGAGATGTagtgtatatttgtttttctggaaacaaAGTGTGGTTGTGGAGAGGTGAAGACAAACTGACAAATTGGAAACCGTGTCCAAGAGTAAAACTTGCATTAGTGGATTTTTCAAAAGCCTGTTGGAGGTATTTGGAGTATTCTTGCAACATGCTTGCTTTATCATTTGAAGGTGTTTGGGTGCCTGGGCTCAAATTTTCTTCTTGAACCAATTCTGAGTGTTCTCCTGAGGTGTGTAAATCCACTCGTGGTTCTGTAATATTGAAAGGATCCTCTTTCTGGCTCTCTGATTTGTTGGAGTATTGATCCAAAATACTTTGTAAAACCTCATCAGGAATTCCAGACTTGTCATGACAAGACTTAATTTCAGCATTTAGAGCTGAGGAGTCAATAAGTGACAACGGTGCCTCACTGTCCAAAACACTGACACCTGCAGACTGAATGACAGACTGTTGGGAGACCATGTGTCCTACGTTTATAGAAAAGGCACTGTTGCTGCTGGCAGTTGgtaaatatcttcttttctttgaaaactgcATGGCATCATCATAATTACTACTTATTTGACCTTGTTTGCCACTTGTACTTTGGAGAAGACCAATGGTCTCCACACTATTATTCGATACTATGCCAAGTGAGCCACTTGGTTTTCCAGACAAGGATTTCTGTCCAACTATGTCTGGTAATGGTGACACAAAATTAAGGTAGTTTTTATCTGtattctttctgcttcctttcttaAAGATCAATTTTGGCACCCTTTTCTGCAGTTCATCTATTCCAGTGCCAATTATGCCTCCACTGGAAGACACAGTAGGCATCTCTACAGAGTAACTCTGCATGcttatattatttgaaatttgtGATTCATTTGTTTTACCGGTCTTCTGTTCCTTATTTTCAATAGCTATGTTTTTTGACTTCGTTTTTCTCCTAGAAGAACTTGTATTTCCCTGAGACAACACAGCCAGGTTACCCAGATTGTTATGGTTTGATGACCCAGGTTCTGCACTAGTGGCTCCTTTAACTATGACCTCACCACAGGTGCGCCTGTGCTTCAACAATCTATCAGTCCTTGAAAAATACTGTTGGCAAGTGTCACACTTATATGGCTTTTCTCCACTATGTGTCCTCTTGTGTCTCTCCATATGGTACTTCTGAATAAACTTCATGCTGCACTGATCACACCCAAATGGCTTCTCTCTACTGTGAATTTTCTCATGTCTCTGCAGTAGGTATTTCTGAATGAAACCCATACTACACTGGCTGCACTGGAAAGGTCTTTCTCCTGTATGAATGAGGACATGTCTCCGCAGGTGATAGGAGCTTCGAAAAGCAGCACTACAGTGATCACAGATATGAGGTTTCTGACTTGGGGAGAGGATGGCACCTTCTCCATCTCCAACCAAAGAAGGTTTGGAAGATGCACTTGGCTTCCTCTTGGCTTTGATTCCCTGAGATTCTGGCTTTGGCCTTTTTGCCTTTTTGACATTAGTGTCCTGCTTTGGCTCCTCATTGCCATGGTGGTCATCAGTCCTGCTACTGCTGCTGAGTAATACATCACGGTGGTGCTGGGCTGGTTGCTGCTGGACATGCTGGTGGAGAATACTGAGGTCCTGGATGACGCCGTGACTCCCCCCTTCACCGCCTCCTAGGCCTGGAGATCTCTCTTCAGCCCCAGTGAACAGCCCCccatagtggtggtggtggtgatggtggtggtgggacTGCTGTTCCTCAGGATCCGCGGGTTTCTCCTGTTTGATGCTAACCAAAGACTGCAAGAATCCCCAGGAGGTCCTCTGCGAGGGGAAGGCCGCGGCTGACGCCGCCGGCTCCTTCTTGAAAGTCATGTCCGGGGCTGGCGGAGGGGGGGGCTCGGCGGCCGGGGCTGCGGAGGTAGAGGAGGATAACACGCATTGCGGGGGAGGGGCGGCCGACCCGGCCGGCCGGGTGAAGCTGGTGACCGGGGGAAGCCGGTGGTTGAACATAACCATACCCTGGGGAAAGGAGGGTTCCATCTCTACCCTCctgccgctgctgctgccgccgccgccgccactaCCGCCGCCGCCGGAGCCGCTACCACCGCTACTGCCGGTACCACCGCCGCCACTCAGGAACCCACTGCCGATTTTCATACCCCGGAGGAGGCCTGgctgaggaaaggaggaggaagagggaagagggaggaaaggaggtggaACCGGGCCCCGGGCCGGGACCACCACAGCGCTCAGGACCCCGCCGCGCCGCCGCCCAGACCGCAACGCGCCCAGCACTAATTCCCAGTCCAGTCGCCTCCGGCACCGGCACGCATGCTCCTGCGACTCTCCCCCGGGCCTCGCGCTCTCCCTCCTGGACCCACCGGCAACACTTACGGgtcccgccgccgccgcagccgccgTCGCCTCCAGTTAATAAAAATAACGCCGTCCTCTCCACAATGGAATTAAAAGCCTCCTGTGTACTGCGCAGCCGCGGCGCAGTGTCTGCTGGGAACTCCTCGATACGGCCAGAGGGGAGTTCTGAGGAGCCAGGGCGCCTGCGCCGCAGCTTCCGCCCGGCCTGCCTGTCAATCACTGGGGTGGTTGGGCGGAGGCGGGGGGGGCTTGGGCAGGAGGGGCGGGGATTTGGAGCCTACTAAAAAGGGGCTTCCGAGGAGCACAGGCGTGATTGGTGGGCTGCACTGAAGGAGATGAAAGTGGTTGAGGGCTTCTGGGGTGGAACCAAAGGGGCGGGAAGCTACTGGGGACCGTACTACAGCGTGGCGTGGGAGATGCAGAGAAAGGGGCTGGAAAGAGAAGGTGGGGGAAACTGAGGACTCagtgttggggctttctttacTCTAGGTTTTGCAATCCAGTTCttgaaacaaaattcaaattcagaagTGGATCATTTAGGGCACTTTTGATTCTATCAAAAAGCATTCAATTTCAAATGCTCAACATTTATTAAAACAGGTTGCTTATGTTATCCCTTGGAATTTGGAAGCACTAATAATGGGCGCATATCCTTTGCATATATGGGAGGAGCCTGCTTTGAAACCGCAATTAGTGGTACCgttgggggggaaaaaaattgTCTTACTGTCAACCTTCCTGAAGACTATTGGAAGAGGAAACCGAGCGTAATCCAGGTGCAGCAGTCCTGTAAAACACGCCCACACGCATACTTCATTATCATCACATGTTATTTAAATACCCTAGTACCCTAGCCTGGCTAATCAGTCTGTTTGCCACCTTATAAGTGCCTGGCCCTTTATATTGTTTATGAAAAGTTAACCACCAGGCCGTACTAAGAGCTCTGCTAGGATCCACTCTTTCCTCACCAGTACAGAAAACTGAGAAACCCATTgcaaatttagaaatttttctcGTAATGGAAAATTATgaagtaaaatctttaaaatcaaacttttatcaacaaaatcaaacaacagacatttattcagTACCTAATGTGTACAAGGTACTCGATTTCATGTTAAGCATGCAGAAAATCTAAACTAGACACTTTCCTAGTAAAGgatatttataaatgagaaattttaaataaaagaactagaACTATGACAACAGCTTATTTACAAActattttcttaatgaaatgaCATGTACATCTCACAATGTTTCTAGCTAAATAACTTCTcacaattaaataataaattctatGAGAAATTTCAGAATCGAAATCATAGGGATGATTTACTAATACTTAAGGACCTCCCTGAACCTGCCTTAAAAGACAATATTTAATGAGCATTTTGAGAttagaaataattgtttttttctaatccCATGAAACAACATATAAGTATTCCACCATTTAAACTGAAACTTTAATACGTCAAGTATTGTTGTGATATTGTGAAAGATATATTTGAACTTTGAACCgtttggtggcacacaactgctaaaatccttggaatctccaaagtaataaatgtctttttgtatgctaatgaagTAACTGATGGCTGGCAACTCctaggtagcttcaggatgggggctggtcaccGGAAGGGCCAAGACAGGATTAGAGTTTGGGACTTACAGTCCCACACCCCCAACCTCCGGGGAGAAGAGACTGATTGAAGGTTAAGTTGATCTCCGACGGCCAATGATTTAATTAATCATGCCtgtgtaatgaagcctccattaAAACCTAAGAAAGGACAGAGTTTGGAGAGCTTCCTATAAGCAAACCCGTGAAGGTTCTAGGAGGGTGGCACACCCGGAAAGGGCATGGAAGCTTGGCGCCCCTGCCCACATACCCTATCCATCTCTTCATCTGGCGATCATCCATATCCTTTGTAACGTCCTTAACAGTAAACCGGAAAACCTAAGTGTTTGCCtgggttctgtgagctgctctagcaaattaatcaagcCCAAGGAAGGGGCCATGGGAACCCCGATTTATAACTGGTCAGTCAGAAGCACAGGTGAAACAACTTGGGGCTTGTGATTGGCATCTGAAGCAGAGCGAGTCTTGCAGGCCTGGGCTCTTaatctgtgggatctgatgctgtctccaggtagatagtgtcaaAATTGAATTGGATAACACCCAGGTGGTGGCTGCTGCAGAGCGATTGCTTGCTCGGTATGTGGGGAGAAACCCCtacac from Callithrix jacchus isolate 240 chromosome 19, calJac240_pri, whole genome shotgun sequence includes the following:
- the ZNF281 gene encoding zinc finger protein 281 produces the protein MKIGSGFLSGGGGTGSSGGSGSGGGGSGGGGGSSSGRRVEMEPSFPQGMVMFNHRLPPVTSFTRPAGSAAPPPQCVLSSSTSAAPAAEPPPPPAPDMTFKKEPAASAAAFPSQRTSWGFLQSLVSIKQEKPADPEEQQSHHHHHHHHHYGGLFTGAEERSPGLGGGEGGSHGVIQDLSILHQHVQQQPAQHHRDVLLSSSSRTDDHHGNEEPKQDTNVKKAKRPKPESQGIKAKRKPSASSKPSLVGDGEGAILSPSQKPHICDHCSAAFRSSYHLRRHVLIHTGERPFQCSQCSMGFIQKYLLQRHEKIHSREKPFGCDQCSMKFIQKYHMERHKRTHSGEKPYKCDTCQQYFSRTDRLLKHRRTCGEVIVKGATSAEPGSSNHNNLGNLAVLSQGNTSSSRRKTKSKNIAIENKEQKTGKTNESQISNNISMQSYSVEMPTVSSSGGIIGTGIDELQKRVPKLIFKKGSRKNTDKNYLNFVSPLPDIVGQKSLSGKPSGSLGIVSNNSVETIGLLQSTSGKQGQISSNYDDAMQFSKKRRYLPTASSNSAFSINVGHMVSQQSVIQSAGVSVLDSEAPLSLIDSSALNAEIKSCHDKSGIPDEVLQSILDQYSNKSESQKEDPFNITEPRVDLHTSGEHSELVQEENLSPGTQTPSNDKASMLQEYSKYLQQAFEKSTNASFTLGHGFQFVSLSSPLHNHTLFPEKQIYTTSPLECGFGPSVTSVLPSSLPKPPFGMLFGSQPGLYLSALDATHQQLTPSQELDDLIDSQKNLETSSAFQSSSQKLTSQKEQKNLESSTGFQIPSQELASQIDPQKDIEPRTTYQIENFAQAFGSQFKSGSRVPMTFITNSNGEVDHRVRTSVSDFSGYTNMMSDVSEPCSTRVKTPTSQSYR